A genomic stretch from Telopea speciosissima isolate NSW1024214 ecotype Mountain lineage chromosome 7, Tspe_v1, whole genome shotgun sequence includes:
- the LOC122668156 gene encoding polyadenylate-binding protein 2 isoform X3, with product MVDYACTPEEVQQHFQSCGTVNRVTILTDKYGQPKGFAYVEFLEVEAVQEALLLNESELHGRQLKVLAKRTNVPGMKQFRPRRFNAYMGYRFRRPYVPPYAYSPYGYGKVPRFRRPMRFRPYY from the exons ATG GTGGATTATGCATGCACCCCAGAGGAAGTTCAGCAGCATTTCCAATCCTGTGGGACAGTGAACAGAGTCACTATTTTGACTGATAAGTATGGTCAGCCGAAGGGTTTTGCTTATGTTGAATTTCTTGAAGTAGAAGCTGTCCAAGAGGCTCTCCTTCTCAATGAATCAGAATTACATGGTCGCCAATTGAAG GTCTTGGCCAAACGAACCAACGTTCCTGGAATGAAGCAGTTCCGCCCAAGGCGTTTCAACGCATACATGGGGTACCGATTCAGGCGGCCTTATGTACCCCCATATGCTTACTCCCCTTATGGATATGG GAAGGTTCCCAGGTTTAGAAGGCCAATGCGTTTCAGGCCTTACTACTGA
- the LOC122667678 gene encoding phospho-2-dehydro-3-deoxyheptonate aldolase 1, chloroplastic-like — translation MALASSPATSTKSFLQTESLFSPSKPHQPSFPLLPTKPKSSRSLKSISAVHAAEPAKNPVVADKSSSKNATTVIPKTTTPGKWSVDSWKSKPAIQLPEYPDKQELESVLHTIESFPPIVFAGEARNLEERLGEAAMGRAFLLQGGDCAESFKEFNANNIRDTFRILLQMGVVLMFGGQMPVIKVGRMAGQFAKPRSDPFEEKNGVKLPSYRGDNVNGDAFDEKSRTPDPQRLIRAYCQSAATLNLLRAFATGGYAAMQRVTQWNLDFTEHSEQGDRYRELAHRVDEALGFMTAAGLTADHPIMTTTEFWTSHECLLLPYEQSLTREDSTSGLFYDCSAHMIWVGERTRQLDGSHVEFLRGVANPLGIKVSDKMNPNELVKLIEILNPQNKPGRITIITRMGAENMRVKLPHLIRAVRRAGQIVTWVSDPMHGNTIKAPCGLKTRPFDAIRAEVRAFFDVHEQEGSHPGGVHLEMTGQNVTECIGGSRTVTFDDLSSRYHTHCDPRLNASQSLELAFIIAERLRKRRIGSEPSLGSLSM, via the exons ATGGCTCTCGCAAGCAGCCCTGCTACGTCCACCAAATCCTTTCTACAAAcagaatctctcttctctccttcgaAGCCCCACCAACCATCCTTCCCTCTCTTACCCACCAAACCCAAATCATCCAGATCTTTGAAATCCATCTCCGCCGTCCATGCTGCTGAGCCTGCCAAGAACCCTGTTGTTGCCGACAAGTCATCTTCCAAGAATGCCACCACGGTGATCCCCAAGACCACCACCCCTGGTAAATGGAGCGTCGATAGCTGGAAATCCAAGCCTGCAATCCAACTCCCTGAGTACCCTGACAAGCAGGAGCTCGAATCGGTGCTTCATACCATCGAATCCTTCCCTCCCATCGTCTTCGCCGGAGAAGCCAGAAATTTGGAAGAGCGTCTCGGAGAGGCCGCCATGGGAAGGGCTTTTCTTCTCCAGGGAGGGGATTGTGCCGAGAGTTTCAAGGAGTTCAACGCCAACAACATTCGTGACACTTTCCGTATCCTTCTTCAGATGGGCGTCGTTCTCATGTTCGGAGGCCAAATGCCAGTCATCAAG GTCGGAAGAATGGCTGGTCAATTCGCGAAGCCCAGATCGGATCCATTCGAGGAGAAGAACGGAGTGAAGCTACCGAGCTACAGAGGTGATAACGTGAACGGTGATGCATTCGATGAGAAATCGAGAACCCCTGACCCGCAGAGGCTGATCAGGGCTTACTGCCAATCCGCAGCCACTCTGAACCTCCTCAGGGCCTTCGCCACCGGAGGTTATGCCGCCATGCAGAGAGTCACCCAGTGGAATCTCGATTTCACGGAGCACAGCGAACAGGGGGACAG GTACCGGGAACTGGCTCATCGTGTTGATGAGGCCTTGGGATTCATGACTGCTGCTGGGCTCACTGCAGACCACCCAATCATGACGACGACCGAGTTCTGGACATCCCACGAGTGTTTGCTCCTGCCCTATGAGCAATCACTTACAAGGGAGGACTCAACCTCTGGCCTCTTCTATGATTGCTCTGCTCATATGATCTGGGTCGGTGAACGCACCAGGCAACTGGATGGTTCCCATGTCGAATTTTTGAGAGGAGTTGCTAATCCACTTGGCATCAAG GTGAGCGATAAAATGAATCCAAATGAGCTAGTTAAGCTCATTGAAATTCTGAACCCTCAGAACAAGCCTGGGAGAATTACTATCATCACTAGGATGGGAGCCGAGAACATGAGAGTGAAGCTTCCTCATCTGATCAGAGCAGTTCGCAGGGCAGGGCAAATCGTTACCTGGGTCAGTGACCCAATGCACGGCAACACCATTAAAGCTCCTTGTGGCCTCAAAACTCGTCCCTTCGATGCCATAAGG GCGGAGGTACGTGCATTCTTTGATGTCCATGAGCAAGAAGGTAGCCATCCAGGAGGTGTTCATCTGGAGATGACTGGACAGAATGTGACGGAGTGCATTGGAGGATCACGGACTGTAACCTTTGATGATCTTAGCTCTCGCTACCACACCCACTGTGACCCAAGACTCAATGCATCTCAATCTCTCGAGCTTGCCTTCATCATCGCTGAACGTCTTAGAAAGAGGAGGATCGGATCAGAACCCTCTCTGGGTTCGTTAAGCATGTAG
- the LOC122667681 gene encoding trihelix transcription factor ASIL2-like — protein sequence MSAVSSSAPDGAPPPPELEPSTHDPPQPSPPSASPHKKTAPLPWSHMETVHLIEAYQEKWYSLKRGQLKASQWEEVSISVAVRCGYDEPSKTATQCRHKMEKLRKRYRSEKQRSSPSLWPFFNHMDRMERGPFPIAARPISSSVDHLHHNRDDDSEDDDEDDDDDTNKSRSINHILRRPPMASRYPPAQWSVGGGGGIGVGGPPGVSRFLRNPMFRKRKSFETDEVEEQGVDPISELASVVRAFGEGFVRIENMKMEMMKETERYRMEMETKRTEMILESQSRIIEAIAKSLGSQKSKKPQEI from the coding sequence ATGTCTGCCGTTTCCTCATCTGCTCCCGATggagcaccaccaccaccggaGCTCGAACCCTCTACACATGACCCCCCTCAACCCTCACCGCCCTCTGCTTCTCCACATAAGAAAACTGCTCCTCTGCCATGGTCTCACATGGAGACTGTACACCTAATCGAAGCCTACCAGGAGAAATGGTACTCTCTGAAGCGAGGCCAACTCAAAGCCAGCCAATGGGAAGAAGTCTCCATCTCTGTCGCTGTTCGGTGCGGCTACGATGAGCCCTCCAAGACCGCTACTCAGTGCCGCCACAAGATGGAGAAGCTTCGCAAACGCTACCGCTCAGAGAAACAGCGCTCGTCTCCCTCCCTTTGGCCTTTCTTCAACCATATGGATCGCATGGAACGCGGGCCTTTCCCCATCGCTGCGCGTCCCATCTCCTCTTCCGTTGATCATCTGCATCACAACAGAGACGATGACAGTGAAGACGACGATGAGGACGATGATGACGACACGAATAAATCTCGAAGCATCAATCACATTCTTCGCAGACCACCAATGGCCTCACGGTATCCTCCTGCGCAATGgagtgttggtggtggtgggggaaTTGGAGTAGGAGGGCCTCCTGGGGTTTCTAGGTTTTTGAGGAATCCGATGTTTCGCAAGAGAAAGTCGTTCGAGACGGATGAGGTGGAGGAACAGGGAGTTGATCCGATATCGGAATTGGCTTCGGTGGTTAGAGCATTTGGGGAAGGGTTTGTTCGGATAGAGAATATGAAGATGGAGATGATGAAGGAGACGGAGAGGTATAGAATGGAGATGGAGACCAAGAGGACAGAGATGATTCTCGAATCCCAAAGCCGCATCATCGAAGCCATTGCCAAATCCCTTGGCTCTCAGAAGTCAAAGAAACCCCAGGAAATTTGA